Genomic window (Streptomyces sp. TG1A-60):
GGCCTCCCGCAGGATCCCGAGCACGTCCGTCAGGTACTCCTCGCCCTGACTGTTGTCCGTACGCACCTTGCCGAGCGCGTCCGCGAGCAGCCGGCCGTCGAACGCGAAGACCCCGGAGTTGATCTCACGGACCGCGCGCTGCGACTCGGTGGCGTCCTTGTGCTCCACGATGGCGGTCACGGCACCGGAGGCACCGTCGCGGACGATACGGCCGTAACCGGTGGCGTCCGGGACCTCGGCGGTCAGCACGGTCACGGCGTTGCCGTCGGCGGAGTGGGTGGCGGCGAGGGCCTGGAGGGTCGCGCCGGTGAGCAGCGGGGTGTCGCCGCAGACGACGACCACGGTCCCGTCGACGACCCCGCCCAGCTCTTCGAGCCCCATCCGCACCGCGTGCCCGGTGCCGTTCTGCTCCGCCTGGACCGCCGTACGGACGCCGGGGTCGACCTCGGCGAGATGCGCGGTGACCTGCTCGCGGGCGTGCCCGACGACCACGACCAGGTTCTCCGGGTGCAACTCGCGCGCGGCGGCGAGTACATGGCCGACCAGCGAACGGCCACAGATGCTGTGCAGAACCTTCGGTGTGGCCGACTTCATACGGGTGCCCTCACCCGCTGCGAGTACGACGACGGCTGCCGGGCGGGTTGCGCTCACGGGGATGCCCTTCGGCTGTGGAGGGGTGGGGTGTGGACATCCGCAGGATACCGGGGCGTTGCGAGGGGGAAATGTGAGCGGGTCCTGACCCGTCTTGCCTGGGTCAGGACCCGAACTGAGCTTGGCTCCCCCGCCAGGACTCGAACCTGAAATACATCATCCAAAGTGACGTGTGTTGCCAATTACACCACGGGGGACCAAACCCGACTAGCCGGACATCTGGTCAAGCTGTCGAGTGGCTCCCAACACTATGCCGTACCAAGAGCCCTCGATGCGACGGTACAAGTCGGCACTCTTGAGGACTTTGATCACTAGGCAGCCCCGATGCGTATCGCCGATGTTCTTGCGCACCGTCTTGGGATTGTGCTTCGTGAGGGTCGTCTTGTTGAACGCGGACCGTCGGTGCTGACGAGTTCGGCCCAGTACCGTTCAGCGCCTTCCACGTCCGCATTCTCGTGGATCATCACGCTGTATCGCAGGCGCTCGCGTTCGATGCCCGGGAGGTCGAGCCAGGCGAGGAAACCTGGATCATGCTCGGGTCGCTGTTGATGAAGGTGACATTCTCGCGGCGGTCGTACGGCTTGTCTTTGGTGCCCTCGGCCCAATAGAGGCCCACCCCGGCCAGGAACAGTTCACGGGGCGAGAGGTCGCCGATCGCCTGCTTGGCGATTTCCTTGGTGTGCTGCCGTTCCTCGTCCCGGATGCGCAGCTTTGCTTCCCAGCCTCGCCTGGCGATGGCCGAAGCCTCCTCGGTGGAGCGCTTGCGCTCCGGCTTCGGCAGGTCCCGTACCCAGAGCGAGATCGAGCTCTTCGAGCAGCCCAGCTCGACCTGGATCTGGTCGTACGTCCAGCCCTGGAGGCGTAGCTCTCGCGCCCGCGCCTTGAGGTCGTCCTTGGCGTTGGGGCGCTTGGTCCACTGAGGAGCGGGCTCGCCCTCCAGGAGGCGGTTGAGGATGTCGTTGTTGTGGACGTGGAGTCGGTCGCGGATCTGGCGGCGGCTGAGGCCTGCTCGGCGCAGGGCCATCGCCTGTTCTCGTAGGCCCTCGAAGTCGGTGTGCCGGGTGTGTGCGTGTGCCATGGGCATACCGTCTGGGCGGAGTGGTGGGTTCCGGGGTCGAACGGTGGGCGATTCAGCAGTTCGAGGGATAGTGGTTGGTTTCGCTTCTGTTCGAGTGGGCGGTGTGGTGGAGGCCGGTACGGGAAACTCGCCGGAAAAGCGTGGGCGCTCGAACGTAGGCTTGGGATATGACCACGACGGGGGAAGAGCGCACCGGGGCCGGGACGGGGGAGAGGGCCGGTCCGTGGTGGTGGGAGCGGTGGCGGGGGGCGTTGCTCGACGGTGGGCTGGCGTCGGTGTCGGCGTTCGAGTGTGCGGTGGAGGGTGTGGCTTTCGCGGACAACGCAGGGTTGCCGACCGGTGTGGGGGTCGCGTTCGGGGTGCTCGCCGGTTCGGTGTTGGTTCTGCGGCGGATGTGGCCCGTCGCCGTCGTGTTGGTCTTCATCGCTGTCGCGCCTGCTCAGATGGGGTATCTGATGGGGCTCGTCGGGCTGTACACGTTGGCGGCGTCGGAGGCGCCGAGGCGGATCATCGGGGCGTTGTCGGGGATGGCGTTCGCCGGTGTGTTCATCGTGTGGTTCGTGGAGGCGACGCGGAGTGATCTGCGGGGGGACGGGGCGGTCGGGGGCGGGGACGCGTTCGCGCCGTTCCTGGCGTTGACGATGGCGATCGGGTTGACCGCGCCGCCGGTGCTGCTGGGGCTGTATGTGGGGGCGCGGCGGCGGTTGATGGAGAGTCTGCGGGAGCGGGCGGATTCGCTGGAGCGGGAGTTGCAGTTGCTCGCGGAGCGGGCGGAGGAGCGGGCGGAGTGGGCTCGGGGGGAGGAGCGGAGTCGTATCGCCCGGGAGATGCATGACGTGGTGGCGCATCGGGTGTCGTTGATGGTGGTGCATGCGGCGGCGTTGCAGGCGGTGGCGCGGAAGGATCCGGAGAAGGCCGTGAGGAACGCGGCGCTTGTGGGGGACATGGGGCGGCAGGCGTTGACCGAGTTGCGGGAGATGCTCGGGGTGTTGCGGTCGGGGGAGGGGTTGTCGTCGGTGCGGCGGGTGGAGCCGGTGCCGTTGGCGGTGGTGGGGGTGGCGGCTGCCGCGGCGGCTTCGCGGGTGGAGGGGGAGGTGGGGGACGGGCCCTGTCTGGCTGAGCTTGAGGTGTTGGTGGGGCAGTCGGCGGCTGCGGGGATGGTTGTGGATCTGTCGGTGGAGGGGGAGGTGCGGGTGTATGCGGCCGAGGTGGAGCAGACGGCGTACCGGGTGGTGCAGGAGGCGTTGACGAACGTTCACAAGCATGCGGCGGGGGCGAAGACGCGGGTGCGGTTGGCGCATCGGTCGGCGGAGATCGCGATGCAGGTGGAGAACGGGCCGCCGCCGGAGCCGGGGGCGGCGGGGGCCGCGCGGTTGCCGAGTGGGGGGAACGGGTTGTTGGGGATGAAGGAGCGGGTGGCTGAGCTGGGGGGTGTTTTCGTGTCGGGGCCTACTGAGGCCGGGGGGTTTCGGGTGTCTGCGGTGATCCCGGCGGGGTAGGGGGTGGGGCCGGCCTGGGTGGGTCGGGTGTCCGGCGCGGTGGTGGTGGCGGCTGGGTGGGGTGGGTTTCGTTCACCGGCGTCGGCGGGGTGTCGTTGCGCTTGCGGTGCCGCTCTGGCGGTATGGCTGCCCGCGGTGGTGTGTGGGGGTGGGCTCAGTGTGCTGTCAGGCGTGTGGGGGCGATGCCTGTCAGGAGGGTGGTGAGGGCTGTGTCGATGGTGGGGCCGAGGTACCAGTCGCCGGTGTGGTCGAGGGCGTAGGTGCGGCCTTCGGTGTCGATGGCGATGAGGGTGCGGGTGTGGGTCTCGTGGCCGAGGGGGGAGACCTCGGTGTCGAGGGCGCGGCCGAGGTCGCCGAGGGTGCGGGCCATGTGGAGGCCGTGCAGGGGGTCGAGGTGGAGGTCGGCGGGGGCGAGCTGGCGGCCGGGGCCCTGGGTGGTGAGGTGGAGGCCGCCGAATTCGGCCCAGGCTTCGACCGCCGCCGGGAAGACGGCGTGGCGGTGGCCGGCGGGGGAGGTGTGTTCGCGCAGGGTGTCGGCCCAGATCTCCGCCTGCTTTATGTCCCAGTGGCCCGGCTGCCACCCGGCGGTGCGCAGGGCGGCGTCGACGGGGACGGAGAAGCGCGTGGAGGAGGTGCGGTCGGTGTGCATCTGGCCTTTGTTCGTCGGTGGTTCGTCGGTGGTTCGTGGGGGCGTCGGGGGCGTCGGTCGTTCGGTGTGTGGCGCGGATCGGTCGGGGCGGTGGCGGGGACGTCGGCTGGAGCCTTGGCGTACCGGGTGGGCCGGTGGCGTCGGGGGCTGTTTCCCGTTGTCTGGTTTCTGACGCGGTCTTCGGGGGTGGGTTCCCGCTCAGTTCCTCTGGGTCGGGTCCACGATGCGGACGCCGAAGTGGGCGCTGAGGGCGGTGCAGGAGCGGCAGGGGGTGGCGAAGGCGCCGTGGAGGGGGTCGCCGTCCTCGCGGATGTGGCGGGTGGTGAGTTTGGCCTGCTTGAGGGCTTTGCGGGCCTCTCCGTTGGACATGGGTCTGCGGGCGGCGCGTTTGCTGCGGCCGGCGTCGGCGTTGGTGATGTGGCGGGAGATGAGGATGGCCTCGGCGCAGCGGCCGGTGAAGCGGTCGCGCCGGTCGGTGGCGAGGGAGTCGAGGAACTCCTGGACCAGGGGGTGCAGGGGCGGGGCCTGGTCGCCTCGGGCGGCGGTGCCGGTGAGGGTCTCGCCGCGTACGGAGAGGGCGGCGGCCACGGTGGGCAGGATGCCGTCGCGGCGGTGGCGGAGGGCGGGGGCGTGTGGCTGTTCCGCGGTGCTCCAGCCGATGCGGGGGTCGCCCGAAGGTCCCGCCTGCGTTGTGCTCATGATCGTCATCCCCTCCTATGACATCCCCCGCCAGCGGACACAGAGTGCCAAACGGTGTGGCGGGTGCGGAAGCTGGGGCAGTGCGACACGCCCGGGCTTCGGCGTTGCGTAAGGGTGGTGTGACGGCTGGTCACCGTGGCGGAGGCCCGGTGACCGGTGTCGCCGTACCGCTTAGGCTGTCGGCAGCCGCGATCCGTTCGGTCTTGCGATCGAGGGGGCAGAGCAGGTCATATCGGGGCCTGTTCCGCTGTCGGAGAGCGGTGGGACAGGGCAACACCGCAGCCAGTACAGGTCACACAGAACGCCGCAGGGGGCTACCGCCATGACGACAGGTCGGCTCGGGCAGCAAGCCGCGCCGCCGAACGCGGCCTACGCCGGGCAGGTCGTGCAGTTTCCGGACCCGGTCCGGGCCGCGCGTCATCCGAGGGGTGTCCGTGTTGACGCGCACGGCTTCCCGGACTTCTCGCCCTATGCGCGTGCCGCGGCGGAGATCGCCGATCCTCCGGAGGGGTTCGGGGTCGATGAGCTGCGGTTGACGGACTATGTGTCGGCGAACGCGGCGCTGGCGGCGACGGGGCACGAGCTGTGGGACACGATCCCGTCGGTGGCGACGCCGCACGGCTGGACGTGGCATCACGCGCCGGGTGGTCGGCGGCTGGAGTTGGTGCCGGTCGAGGTGAAGGCGTTGCTGCGGCATCACGGTGGTATCGCGACGGCGCGTGTGGACCACCACAAGCGGGGCACGCGGCCGTTGCAGGAGACCAGGCCGGCGCATTTCGGGCTGCCGAAGTCGTCTGCGGTGGCGGTGACCGAGTCGCAGGTGCAGGGGGTCGAGGAGGATCTCGGGTACCGGCTGCCGGGCGCGTACCGGTCGTTCCTGAAGGCGGCGGGGGGTTGTGCTCCGGTGGGGGCGGCTCTTGACGCGGAGTTGGGGCTGCTGCTCGACCAGCCGTTCTTCACGGTGCGGGACGAGGCCGCGGTCAATGACCTGGTGTATGTCAACAAGTGTCTGCGGGACCATCTCACCAAGGACTATCTGTGCGTCGCGTTCGCGCAGGGTGGGCTGCTCGCGGTGAAGGTGAGGGGTGAGCGGGCGGGGTCGGTGTGGTTCTGCGCGTACGACGACGCCCGTGACGTCGATCCGTCGTGGTCGCCGGCCGAGCGGGTGGAGCGGTTGCTGCTCCCCGCCGGTGAGGACTTCGACACGTTCCTGTCCCGGCTGGCGGGCAATCCGCCGGAATTGGAGACGGTGGCGAACCTGATGGTGGACGGTGGCTTCGCACGTGCCGTGCCGGTCGCCGAGGGCGCCGCGGCGTCTTCGGTGGGGGAGTGAGTTTTCGATGGTGACGTTCGCTCAGGCGCAGGAGCGCGCCGAGGAGTGGGTCAACGGGGACGTGCCCGGCTACCAGCACCGTGAGGTGCGGGTGCGGGAGTTCGAACTCGGGTTCGTGGTGTGGGCCGAGGACCGGGCGGACGGTCCACGGTCCGATGGTGGCGCGCAGCGGCTGGTCATCGCCCGGGACAGCGGGGAGGCCACGTTGTGGCCGTCGCTGCCGGTGGGTGAGGTGATCCGCCGTTACGAGGAGGAGTACGGCCGTCCGGACGACGCTCCGGTGGCGGCGCCGGCCCCTCCGGCCCGGGTGGATCTGAACCAGACGTCGTTCCTGCTGACTCCGCCGGAGTGGTTGCAGGACGCGGCGGACAGGATGGGGATTCCGGACCATCGGTCGGGAGCGGGAGCGGGAGCGGGAGCGGGGGGCGGTGCCGCCGCGAAGGCCGGGGCCGGGGCGTCGGATGGTGCCGGCTCGCGTCCGGCCGCCGCGGCGGACCCGGCGGGTGGCTCCGCTTCCCTCGGCGGCGCGGGCGGGGCGTCCGTGGGCGTCGGTGCGATGCCCGAGACGCTGCCGGGGCCGGTGGGGCGGACTCCGCCGCCCGCCGCGTCGCCCGCCACACCGGCCGACGCCACGCCGTGGCCGGCCGCCGCGTCGGCGGGCGACGAGGTGCGGGACGCGGTGCCGCCGCGGGACGCCGAGCCGCAGGACGCGGTGCCGGGTGTGCCCGCCGGGGCGACCCCGTGGGCCGGGACGGACACCAACGCCGAGGCCGGGGACGACCGTTCGGTGCCGCTGCCGGAGACCGTGTTCGCGCCGCAGCTGTCGGAGGTGAACGACGAGAACGACGCCCCGGCGCCCAGCGCGCTGCCGGACGCCAAGACCGCGCTGATGTCCGGGGGCAGCCGGCTGCCGCGTACGACGGTGGCGCCGGCGGTGGGCGGCCCCGGCTCGGGTGCGCCGGGCGGTCCGCAGGAGCACCACCAGCAGCAGCCGGCGGGTCCAGGGGCTCCGTCGCCGGGCGCGCCGTCCTACGGCCATCCGCAGGGGGTCGCGCCCGGCCCGCAGGGTCCCGGTACGCCGCCGCCCGGTCGTCCGCCGGCGCCCGACGCCGGTGACATCGCCGACGCCGCCACGAGCAAGGCGGCGCCGCCTCCGCGCCGGGGCGAAAGGCCGACCACGCCTCCGCCGCCGGCCCCGCCCGGTATCCCGGGCGCCCGTCCCGGCAGCACGCCTCCGCCGTCGTCCGGGCCCGGTGCGCCGGGCACCCCGGCGGGCGGGTACGTGCCGACGCAGCTGGTCTCCTCTCTCGGTCCGGACGGGCCCGAGGGGGGTCCCGGTGTTCCCGGTGCGCCGAATCCGCCCGGGGGTACGCCCGCGGGCGGTGTGCACCACGCGGCGACGATGCTGGCGGGGCCGGCGGTGGGCGGCCCTGGTGCGCCCCAGCCGCCGGGGCCCCCTGGCGCTCCGGGGCAGCCGGGCGCTCCTGGTGCGTCCGGTGCTCCCGGTGCGCCGAATCCGCCCGGGGGTACGCCCGCGGGCGGTGTGCACCACGCGGCGACGATGCTGGCCGGGCCGCCGGTCGGTGGTCCTGGTGCCCCGCAGCCGCCCGGTCCGCCCGGGATGCCGCCGGGGGCTCCGCAGCCCGTGCCGGGGCAGCCGGGGCAGCCGATGGGGGCCCCGTCGGCGTATGGCTATCCGCAGCAGCCCACCGGGCAGCCGACCGTCGGCCCCGGCTACCAGGCCGTACTGCGCTATCGGGCGCCGGACGGCTCCGAGCAGCAGGTGATCCGGCGGTCGGCGCCGGGTACGCCGCACCCGGAGTGGCAGATCTTCCACGAGCTGCGCGGGATGAACATTCCGCCGGAGGCCGTGCTGGAGCTGCACACGGAGCTGGAGTCGTGCGAGCTGCCGGGGGCGTACTGCGCGCGGATGATCCGTGAGCAGTGGCCGAACGCGCGCATCACGTCCATCGCGCCGTACGGCAAGGACCATGCGAGCCGGCAGCAGGGCATGGCCCAACTCATCGCGCACCAGGGCGAGTTGCACCAGGTTGCGGACGGTCCGGCACGGCTCGCGCCGGTGCGGGCGCCGGTGCAGCCGGTGCAGCCGGCGCCGCCGATCCCGCCGGAGGCGATCGGGCAGGAGCTGGCGGCGGTGTTCGGGCCGGGGATGTTCCGGTTCGACCAGCAGGCGGTGTCGCGGCAGGGTGTCCCGCCGATCGTGGCGCACACGCTGGTGGTGGCCGGGCTGCCGGTCGACATGGGCCCGTTCTTCTGGGCGCAGGCCCAGCCGGGCCGTCCGGTGCCGACGCTGGCGGAGCTGGCGCAGGAGCGGGGCGTGCAGCCGGCGGTCGACGCGGGCTCGTACCTCGTCATGGGCAGCGACTTCGGCAAGGCGCTGTGCGTGCAGTACGGCACGGCGAACATCGTGGCCGTGCCGGTGGAGGCAGGGCAGGGCGGTGTGCCGGTGCCGCCGCAGTTCGTGAACACCGGGCTGCCGGAGTTCGCGCGCTGCCTCGCCCTTCTCGGCCGGATGTGGCGGCTGCGGTTCGGGCTGAACCAGGAGCAGGCGGGCCGCTGGACCGTCGACTTCCAGGCGCAGCTCGCCGCCCTCGACCCGGCGGCGCTCGCCTCGCCGGAGAGCTGGTGGTCGGTGCTGCTGGAGCAGATGTGGGACGGCTTGCTGTGACGCGTCGGCACTAGTGCCACGGCACTGGACGACGCGAATTGCCGAGGGGCCTGACCGGTCGTACGACCGGTCAGGCCCCTCGGCAATTCGCGTTGCCCGCCGCCTCCCGTGACCCTCGCACGGAGTGTCGCGTTATGAACACTTCTGTCCGATACATCAGGATGTGCGCGAAATCATCATTTCGTGTGCGTCCGGCGGAGAGGGCCCAGCATGAGCAGCGCACCGACGGCACCCCATGACTTCGACTTCGGCGTCGTACGGCGTGGCTACCGCCCCGGCCAGGTCGACGCCTGCGCGGCGGCCCTCTTCCGGGACCGGGACGCCGCGTGGGAGCGGGCCGCCCGGCTGACCGTGTTGGCCCGGGACATGGGCGCGGAGCTGGCCCGGCTGCGCGAGACGGTCCAGGGGCTGGCCCCGCAGACGTACGAGGCGCTCGGCGGGCGCGCCCGGCAGCTGTTCGAACTCGTCGTGGAGGAGGCCACGGCCGTCCGTGAGAGCGGGCGCCATGAGGCCCGCCGGGTCGTGGAGGAGGCGGAGGAGGCGGGCTCGCGCCTGCGGGGCGCCGCGCGGGCGTACGCCGACGAGGTGCGCGGCGAGGCCGACGAGCGGGCCCGGCACCGGTTGCTGGCCGCCCAGGCCGAGGCCGACGACCTGCGGATCACGGCCCGGCGCGCGGTGAAGGAGGAACGGGGCGAGGCGCTGTCCGCGCTGCGCGAGGTGCGGCAGCGGACCGAGGGGATGCTTGCCGAACTCGACAAGGAGTACGACGAGCGGGTGGCCGACATCGAGCGCGACATCGCCGAACGCGAGGCCGCCTTCGGCACCCGGTACGCCGAACGGGCCGCCCGCGCCGAGGCGGAGGTCGCCGAGGCCGAGCGGGCCCTCGCGGAGGCGGAGGCGGCGGCGGCCGGGTTGCAGGACCGGGCCGAGGCCCGCGCCGCGGAGCTGATCGCCGAGGCGCGGGCGCGGGAGGAGAGGGTGGCGAGGGAGACCGAGAGGGTACTGCTGGAGCACGGGGAGAGGTGGGACGAGGTGCAGGCGCAGATGGACTGCGTGAAGGACAGGTTGTCGGCGCTCACCGACTAGTGCCGCGGCAGGCGACGTTCGCCCCCTCGCGACGCCCGGCACGCCCGCTCGCCGCACCGGCCGAAAGCCCGAGTACGCCCAGGCCCTTCGGGCGGATGACGCCTTCCGGCCGGCCCACCGAGAACACGCACCGGACGCCGCTCCTTCACGGGCAGATGTCGCCTGCCGCGGCACCAGGCTTCCGTCCGGCGCGCGCCGAGAACACGCACCGCTCCTTGACGGGCGGACGCCGCCCGCCGCGGCACCGGGCGCGGTGAGCACGCGCGGGCATGGCCCGCGCCGCGCGGGCCGACCGGAACAGCCCGGGGCCCTCAGTCCTTCAGGACCGGAAACCTCCGCGGCGCCACCACCAGCAGCACCACGAACGCCACCGTCGCCGCGCACCCCGCGCCCAGGTACACGGCGTGGACCGCGTCCGCGACGGCGCGGCGGACGGGCTCGGTGGTGGTGCCGGCGTCTAGGGAGTGGGTGACGGCATCCAGGCTTCCCGCGCCGCCGAGCCGGGATGCCAGCACCCCGTTGGCCACCGCGCCGAACATCGCCGCGCCCACCGTCTGCCCGGTCTGCCGGCAGAAGAGGATCGACGCGGTGGCCGTGCCGCGCTCCGCCCACTCCACGGTCGACTGGACGCCCACGATCAGCGGGAGTTGGAACAGGCCCAGCGCGGCGCCCAGGAGGAGCATCAGCAGCATCGGTTGCCAGGCCTCGCCCGGGTAGGGGAGGAGCGGGAAGGAGAAGAGGAGGGCCGCCGCCGCGGCGATGCCCAGCATCGCCGTGTTCCGGAAGCCGATGCGGCGGTAGACGTGCTGGCTGAGCGCCGCCGACACCGGCCAGCTCAGTGTCCAGACGGAGACGACGAAACCGGCGGCCACGGGCGCCAGGCCCAGCACCGACTGGGCGTAGGTCGCGAGGAAGACCGTGGGCGCCACCATCAGCAGGCCCAGCGCGCCCAGCGCCAGGTTCACCGCCGCGATCGTGCGGCGGCGCCACACCCAGCCGGGGATGACCGGCTCGGCGGCCCGGCGTTCGATCAGCACCAGCAGGGCGATCAGGGCGGCTCCCGCGCCCAGCAGCGACATGGACGGCCAGGAGAGCCAGTCCCAGACCACTCCGCCCTGCACCAGTGCCGTCAGCAGGGCCCCGCCGCAGGCGAAGACGGTCAGGGCGCCCGCCCAGTCCACCCGGGGCCGGCCCGTCGCCTCCCGCCGCGGCTCGTGCAGGTGACGGGCCAGCAGCCACAGTGCCGCCGCGCCGAGCGGGAGGTTGATGAGGAAGATCCAGCGCCAGTCCGCGTAGGTGGCCAGTACCCCGCCCACCCCGGGGCCCGCCACCGCCGACACCGCCCACACCGTGGACAGCCTGGCCTGGATCCTGGGGCGCTCGGCCAGGGGGTAGAGGTCGGCGGCGAGGGTCTGGACCGTGCCCTGGAGTGCGCCGCCGCCCAGGCCCTGGACGACGCGGAAGGCGATCAGCGAGGCCATGTTCCAGGCCAGCGCGCAGAGCAGGGAGCCCAGCAGGAACAGGGCCGCGCCCGCGATGAGGACCGGCTTGCGGCCGAAGGTGTCGGAGAGCTTGCCGTAGAGGGGGAGAGTGACGGTGACGGCCAGCAGGTAGCCCGAGAAGAGCCAGGAGAAGACGGAGAAGCCGCCGAGGTCGGCGACGATCTGCGGTACGGCGGTGGAGACGATCGTGGAGTCCAGCGCGGCCAGGCCCATGGCCAGCATGAGGGCGGCGGCGACGGCTCCTCGCCTGCCGGGTCCGGCGGGTTGTGCCGTGTCACGCAGCGCGGGTCGTGTGTCGCCCACCGGATTCCTTCCCCCTGCACCTATCTGCCGGGAACACCATGCCACTTGACCCTCACGCCACGGCAGGGTGCAGCCTGGGGGCACCCCGAGGAGGTGGCCGACCCTGAGGCGATCTCCACCCCTGGGCGGAGATCCCTTAGGGGTACCTCCGTACTAGGGCTCGGGGCGGGTTCGTACCGTCGGAGGACGAGACGGGGTGCCTGTCGTCCTTAACCTGGCTTTACGCCGCTGGGGGGCGGTGCACCGGACCCGCGGGGGGTGGGGTTTTCCCCAGCAGAGGACTGCGCTGAGCACCAGCGCGCCGGACACCCTCCGCAGACCAGACTCATCAGCACACCACCTGGTACGACTCGGCACCGCACGTCGTACGACTCACCTGCTGAACGACATAGGAGACATACCGTGACATCGGCTGTGACCATCACCAGGCACGGGGGTACTGGAGGGACTACGGCCGTTGCCGCGCGGGCGCGGCAGGTCGTGAAGGCCTACGGGTCCGGGGAGACCCGTGTCGTCGCCCTCGACGACGTCGACGTGGACATCGCGCGTGGCCGGTTCACCGCGATCATGGGCCCTTCGGGGTCCGGCAAGTCCACGTTGATGCACTGCCTCGCCGGGCTCGACACCGTGACGAGCGGTCAGATCTATCTGGACGACACCGAGATCACCGGGCTGAAGGACAAGAAGCTCACGCGGCTGCGCCGGGACCGGATCGGTTTCATCTTCCAGGCGTTCAACCTGCTGCCGACGCTGAACGCGATAGAGAACATCACGCTTCCCATGGACATCGCCGGGCGCAAGCCCGACCAGCAGTGGCTGGGCCGGGTCGTCGACACCGTCGGCCTGAGCGACCGGCTCAAGCACCGGCCCACCCAGCTCTCCGGCGGCCAGCAGCAGCGCGTCGCCGTGGCCCGTGCGCTGGCCGCCCGGCCGGAGATCATCTTCGGCGACGAGCCGACCGGCAACCTGGACTCCAGGGCCGGCGCCGAGGTCCTCGGCTTCCTGCGCACGTCCGTCGACGAGCTGGGCCAGACCATCGTGATGGTCACCCACGACCCGGTGGCCGCCTCGTACGCGGACCGCGTGCTGTACCTGGCCGACGGCCGCATCGTCGACGAGATGCTCAAGCCGACCGCCGACGCCGTGCTGGACCGTATGAAGGACTTCGACGCCCGGGGGCGCACGTCATGAGCGTCATGAAGACCTCCCTGCGCAACTTCTTCGCGCACAAGGGACGCATGGCGCTGTCGGCCATCGCGGTCATGCTGTCGGTCGCGTTCGTGACGGGGACCCTGGTCTTCACCGACACGATGGGCACCACGTTCGACAAGATGTTCGCGGCCACCTCCTCCGACGTCACGGTCAGCGCCAAGGGCGCCTCCGACAGCGGTGAGACGCAGGCCGACAACGGCAGGCCGCCGGTCCTGCCGGCGTCCCTCCTCGACAAGGTGGACGGCACGGACGGCGTGAAGTCGGCCGAGGGGACCGTCTTCTCCACATCGGTGACGGTCGTCGACGCCGACAAGGACAACCTCTCGCCCACCAGCGGCGCCCCCACCGTCGTCGGCAACTGGAACGCCAACGACGCACGCACCATGAAGATCGCCTCCGGGAACGCCCCGCGCGGGCCGGACCAGATCATGGTGGACGCGGACACCGCCGACAAGCACGACCTGAAGCTCGGCGACGAGATCGGCGTCATCACGGCCGTCGGCACGCACGAGGCGAAGATCTCCGGCGTCGCCGAGTTCCAGGTCACCAACCCGGGCGCCGCGATCTTCTACCTCGACACCGAGACCGCCCAGAAGGCCCTCGTCGGCGAGACGGGCGTGTACACCGACATCAACATCACCGCCGCCGCCGGCTTCACGGACGCGCAGGTGAAGAAGAACGTCGCAGCCGAGCTGGGCGGCGCCTACAAGGTGCAGACCGCCAAGGAGATCGCGGACGCCAACGCCAAGGACGTCGGCGAGTTCATGGGCGTGATGAAGTACGCGATGCTCGGCTTCGCCGG
Coding sequences:
- a CDS encoding MFS transporter translates to MGDTRPALRDTAQPAGPGRRGAVAAALMLAMGLAALDSTIVSTAVPQIVADLGGFSVFSWLFSGYLLAVTVTLPLYGKLSDTFGRKPVLIAGAALFLLGSLLCALAWNMASLIAFRVVQGLGGGALQGTVQTLAADLYPLAERPRIQARLSTVWAVSAVAGPGVGGVLATYADWRWIFLINLPLGAAALWLLARHLHEPRREATGRPRVDWAGALTVFACGGALLTALVQGGVVWDWLSWPSMSLLGAGAALIALLVLIERRAAEPVIPGWVWRRRTIAAVNLALGALGLLMVAPTVFLATYAQSVLGLAPVAAGFVVSVWTLSWPVSAALSQHVYRRIGFRNTAMLGIAAAAALLFSFPLLPYPGEAWQPMLLMLLLGAALGLFQLPLIVGVQSTVEWAERGTATASILFCRQTGQTVGAAMFGAVANGVLASRLGGAGSLDAVTHSLDAGTTTEPVRRAVADAVHAVYLGAGCAATVAFVVLLVVAPRRFPVLKD
- a CDS encoding ABC transporter ATP-binding protein, with amino-acid sequence MTSAVTITRHGGTGGTTAVAARARQVVKAYGSGETRVVALDDVDVDIARGRFTAIMGPSGSGKSTLMHCLAGLDTVTSGQIYLDDTEITGLKDKKLTRLRRDRIGFIFQAFNLLPTLNAIENITLPMDIAGRKPDQQWLGRVVDTVGLSDRLKHRPTQLSGGQQQRVAVARALAARPEIIFGDEPTGNLDSRAGAEVLGFLRTSVDELGQTIVMVTHDPVAASYADRVLYLADGRIVDEMLKPTADAVLDRMKDFDARGRTS